The DNA segment ACAGGCATTTATGCTGTCTCCTATGAATCTGAAGAAAGCACTTGTAGTTTTGAAAAAAATAATGCGACAACCTTAAATGCGATATGTGAACTTCCTTTTGAAAATTACAGTGACAAGAGTGTGGATTTCAATGTTGAATTTAAAAATTTGGACTCCTTTCCGCTTGAATCCATTATGAACAGTCATGCACCATATAAGGTCAAGTTAGAAGGAAGTGAGCGTAGGGTAGTGAAAATTGAAACAAGTGTTGATGTATCTAAGCTAAAAATCCAGCTGGATTCAGGTGAAGTGGCCGGATTTAATCTTATCATTAAGTCTGGTGGCAAAAGTAGAAAGTTATAATCATATAGCTTTGCGGATAAGAGGTGGGGATTTGAAAGCTAAAAGGACAGCTGCAATTGTGGCGATTGGTTTATTATGTCTGGCTATTACTGTTATTATCAACCTATTACATAAGGACGTTTGGGATCAAAATGAAGATTTGTTGAAAGAGGAAGTGCTATCGCTTGGGGCTTCAGTTGAAACGGTCAATTTGCGAGAAATCACGCCATTTAAATGGGATGTGGCTTATAGCTTTCCACCGTATACTCCCAAAGAAGATATCTACAAAACGGTAGGGTATAAATGGGACCGGGTAAGTGAGACGGTGAATGAGGGAATGGATCAGATTGTGTTTATGAAGGATGGAAAAGTGGTTTGCTATATTTATGGGTATCCAGAGAACAAGGGATATGGCCTATCAATTCAAACGGATCAATATAAAGGTGCGGCTAGCTTTCTTCGGGCAGAAGATGGTTTAATCTTTAAGGTAAAGAGAAGCAACGGGATTGTGTATTTGAGTAACTAATCAGTAGCATATGTTCTTCCTAATAGGGAAAGTTAAGAAAAATTACCGTGTTAGGAATGATCGTATTGTTCGATTCCCGCTTGGATCAGTTAGATAAAGCTGTGAATTGAGGAAAGAGTCTGCAGACATTCTTCTAGATTATTGGTCACGTTATTCCATTTTTACTACTTTTGAGTTTTGGTGCATAGTTGCGTTGTTTTTCGTACCACTAATTGTTATCCTCCTAAAAATCGATAAAAGTAAAATATTTTTGATTGGTTTTTATGGATACAGTGTTCATATGTTATCTTTTTATATTAATTTACTTGGCGTGAATAGGGGGCTTTGGAGCTACCCTTTTCAATTAATACCTACCATGCCAAGTTTCGCGTTTGATTCAAGTTTTGTGCCGGTAACTTTCATGTTAGTCTATCAATGGACATTACATCATAAAAAAAATATTATAAAACGGCACTAATCGTAGCTGTATTATTGGCCTTTATTGTTGATCCCATATTCGTGAAAATGGGATTGATAAGATTTTATAGTCATACTAATTATGCCTACCGTTTGGTCATCTATGTAATCCCATTACTCATGGCAAAGTTGCTTACAAATGTATTCTTATGGCTTCAAAAAAAGAAAGGGGACAGTCCCCCGTTGCGCTAAAGCGCCGGGGGACTGTCCCCTTTTACAATTTCTTTAGACTATTTAGAATTATTGTGTAGAAGTTTGTAGTAATACATTATAAACTATAAATAGTAATATATGCCTAAAAAGGAAGGGCGGTGAGTGTTTGGGAGAATAAGTAATTTTAATAGGTAATATATTTTCTAGGGTGGGTTTACAATTTAATAACTTGTTTGGAGGGATTTTATCAGTGCGTAACGTATTCAACAAGTCCAAAAAGTGGCTGAGTATGACCTTAACAGCAATCATGTTGTTAGCACTAGTCTTGCCACACGGAGTAAATGCTGCAACGTCACCAGTTTCATTAGTGAAATGGGACTTTAGTAGCACGACAAACAAACTACAAGCTACCTCAGGAACATCAGAGAACCTCAACAAGACACTGTCCGTTACAGGAGCAGCTCTTTCTACAGCTAATCCTTATGTAAACGGGCCAACGACTGGAATTACAGTTCCAAACGCAGATAAATGGACAAACAATCCAGCCTATTGGCAAGTATCACTATCCACAAAAGGCTACCAATCTATCACACTATCATCTAAACAATATGGTTCAAGCACAGGACCAAAAGATTTTAAAGTTCAATATAGCTTAGACAACTCTACTTGGGAGGATATACCAAGTGCAACAGTAACAGTTGCTACCAACTGGACAAGCGGCGTGTTAACAGACGTGGCGCTTCCAAGCCAAGCAAATGACAAGGATGTCGTCTACGTCAGATGGTTAAGAAACTCAACTACATCCATCGGTGGAGCAACCGTGGCTTCCACTGGTACAAGCCGTATCGGTGAAATTGAGTTCAAAGGAACTGCTGCAGCTCAAGAGCCACAGCCAGATCCAGGTGCCGTTCCAGGCAAAGGTACACTGGTTGTTGGTGATGAAGCACTAGCAAATGTCACCTTTAGCTTAAGAGATACCACTACAAATGTTTGGCATGATTTCACAACAGATGCAAATGGTGTATTCACGCACAATCTGCCAGATGGTACCTACAAAATTGAAGGGATTTGGGTAGCACCAACCTGGTATCCACTAGGCAAAACGATCACTATTAAAAATGGTTTAGTAGATGGTCTACATGAATTGAAAATTGATGCACTAAACCCTGCAGAAGGAACATGGAATGTATCAGGGACTGTAAAAAATGGTACACAAGCATTAGCGAAACTTCCATTCAGTGTACATAGTACAGATGGAAAATGGTACGATGCGACAACAGATAAAAATGGAAAATTCAATTTTAAATTGCCAGATGGCAGCTACCAAGTAGACGGAGTATGGGTAGAAGCAAGCGGCAAATGGTTTGAACTAAACCAAGTGTTCAGCGTGAAAGACGGAAAGCTTGAAGGCGCTACTGAATTACAAATCGACCTTTCTGGCGTATTCAATGTGACAGGTACCTTGAAAAAAGGAACACAAGCATTAGCAAATACTGTGTTCAGCCTTCATACTTCTTCTGGTGAAGTGAAATGGTATGATGCTCACACGGACGCGAACGGAGCATTTGCATTAAAGCTTCCTAACGGTTCCTACACGATTGATGGAATTTGGGATAGCGTGGCAGGCAAATGGTTCGAGTTGAAGAAAGACTTTACCGTTGCAGGTCAATTGCAATTAAATCTTGACGTATTAACAGATGGAACAGGTGTTGTTTCACCAAACGTTACTGGTGTTCTAAAGAAAGGTACTGCTGTTCTACCAAATGTGGTATTCAGTGTGCATACTACTTCTGGAGAAGTGAAATGGTATGACATTACAACGGATGCCAACGGTGTTTACAGCACGACATTACCAAATGGAAGCTATATGCTTGAAGGTGTATGGCTCAGCACAGAAAGCAAATGGTACAATTTACAACAAGAATTTACTGTAAATGGTACGAAGGAATTCAATATCGACGTGTTAGCAGGACAAGCAAACAGCAAATTTACATTGAATATCATGCATTCTAATGATACGCATGCAAACCTTGACAATGTGGCTAGAAAAATGACGGCGATTAAGTCTGTTCGTGCCCAAAAGCCGGATGCATTACTACTTGACGCTGGAGATGTATTCTCTGGAACATTGTATTTCAATCAGTATAAAGGTTTAGCAGATTTAGAGTTTATGGAATTAGCAGGCTATGATGCGATGACTTTTGGAAATCACGAGTTCGATGCTGGTATTCCAACATTGGCGGACTTTGTAAAAGAAGCAGACTTCCCATTTGTCAGTGCGAACCTTGATTTTACTCAAGAAGAGAATTTAAGCTCTCGTTTCCATAAGGATGTTATTACAGAGAGCCCTGCAGGTGGCAACATTTATAACGGAATCATCAAAGTTATAAATGGGGAAAAAGTTGGTATTTTTGGATTAACAACTGAAGAGACTCCGACTATTTCAAGTCCAGGGCCGAATGTTGCCTTTAAAAATTACATTCAAGAAGCACAAAAATCAGTAGATGCTCTTAAAGCACAAGGCGTGAACAAAATCGTTGCTTTAACCCATATTGGTTACGATGATTCTAATGCATGGGACAACGACTTAACTTTAGCTGCTGCAGTTGAAGGAATCGACGTCATTGTTGGCGGGCACTCTCATTCTAAATTGGATGCACCATTTATCGAAACAACTGGTGACGAGCCAACTGTAATTGTTCAAGCGAACGAATACAATAAGTTCCTTGGAACATTGGATGTCACGTTTGATTCAAAAGGAAAAGTCATCGTTCCAGAAACAACTGGCAAACTGCTTGACGTTGCTACTTATGCAGAGGATCCTGCAACTGCTAGTATTTTAAACACAAAATACAAGCCATCAATTGATGCAATGAAAGCGGAAGTAGTTGGTACATCTTCTGTTGTTTTAGAAGGTGGAAACCCACCAGCACGTACAAGAGAAACCAACCTTGGTAACTTCATTGCTGACGGTATGCTTGCAAAAGCGAAAACGATTAACCCTAATACACTAATTGCGTTACAAAACGGCGGTGGCGTAAGGGTTACTCTACCGGCTGGTAATATTACTTTAGCCAACATTTTCACCGTTCTACCTTTCGGAAACGCATTAGCGATTATGGATTTAAAAGGTTCAGAGATTAAAGAAGCACTTGAAATTGGAGTGAAAACAGCTCCAGCAACTGCAAATGGCGCGTTCTTACAAGTTTCTGGCTTGAAATTCACGTATGATAGCACAAAGCCTGTTGGTGAAAAAGTTCAAAGCGTACTTGTAAAAGGT comes from the Neobacillus sp. PS2-9 genome and includes:
- a CDS encoding CBO0543 family protein, with product MLSFYINLLGVNRGLWSYPFQLIPTMPSFAFDSSFVPVTFMLVYQWTLHHKKNIIKRH
- a CDS encoding 5'-nucleotidase C-terminal domain-containing protein, which codes for MRNVFNKSKKWLSMTLTAIMLLALVLPHGVNAATSPVSLVKWDFSSTTNKLQATSGTSENLNKTLSVTGAALSTANPYVNGPTTGITVPNADKWTNNPAYWQVSLSTKGYQSITLSSKQYGSSTGPKDFKVQYSLDNSTWEDIPSATVTVATNWTSGVLTDVALPSQANDKDVVYVRWLRNSTTSIGGATVASTGTSRIGEIEFKGTAAAQEPQPDPGAVPGKGTLVVGDEALANVTFSLRDTTTNVWHDFTTDANGVFTHNLPDGTYKIEGIWVAPTWYPLGKTITIKNGLVDGLHELKIDALNPAEGTWNVSGTVKNGTQALAKLPFSVHSTDGKWYDATTDKNGKFNFKLPDGSYQVDGVWVEASGKWFELNQVFSVKDGKLEGATELQIDLSGVFNVTGTLKKGTQALANTVFSLHTSSGEVKWYDAHTDANGAFALKLPNGSYTIDGIWDSVAGKWFELKKDFTVAGQLQLNLDVLTDGTGVVSPNVTGVLKKGTAVLPNVVFSVHTTSGEVKWYDITTDANGVYSTTLPNGSYMLEGVWLSTESKWYNLQQEFTVNGTKEFNIDVLAGQANSKFTLNIMHSNDTHANLDNVARKMTAIKSVRAQKPDALLLDAGDVFSGTLYFNQYKGLADLEFMELAGYDAMTFGNHEFDAGIPTLADFVKEADFPFVSANLDFTQEENLSSRFHKDVITESPAGGNIYNGIIKVINGEKVGIFGLTTEETPTISSPGPNVAFKNYIQEAQKSVDALKAQGVNKIVALTHIGYDDSNAWDNDLTLAAAVEGIDVIVGGHSHSKLDAPFIETTGDEPTVIVQANEYNKFLGTLDVTFDSKGKVIVPETTGKLLDVATYAEDPATASILNTKYKPSIDAMKAEVVGTSSVVLEGGNPPARTRETNLGNFIADGMLAKAKTINPNTLIALQNGGGVRVTLPAGNITLANIFTVLPFGNALAIMDLKGSEIKEALEIGVKTAPATANGAFLQVSGLKFTYDSTKPVGEKVQSVLVKGQDGTYTALDLTKNYAVATNIFTAKGGDGYTVFAKAYAEGRVSEPGFVDWEMFRDYIAAQPNKTVNAQVEGRIVNVVPQTVSASSFSGTAANPKVYYGNIVVDVTGVTKLEYATVHGNLTLKGNTGVELSNVTVDGDTIFQD